In one Acidimicrobium ferrooxidans DSM 10331 genomic region, the following are encoded:
- a CDS encoding RrF2 family transcriptional regulator: MRVSTRGDYAARALLSLALHPSDQPTSVAELARRTGLPQPYLEQILLTLKGAGLVRSKRGAGGGYTLGRSAEEITLAQIIAAVDGPITVGDFKEPHEDGACDHEGQCALLEVWAEVGHHMADHLRSYTLAEMVRRARGLRGDVLGAVSDPR, encoded by the coding sequence GTGAGGGTCTCCACGCGCGGTGACTACGCAGCCCGAGCATTGCTCTCGCTCGCGCTCCACCCGAGCGACCAACCGACCTCCGTCGCCGAGCTCGCTCGACGCACCGGGCTACCCCAGCCCTATCTCGAGCAGATCCTCCTCACGCTGAAGGGGGCAGGGCTCGTACGCTCGAAGCGGGGCGCAGGCGGCGGCTACACGCTCGGCCGGAGCGCGGAAGAGATCACCCTTGCCCAGATCATCGCGGCCGTCGACGGGCCGATCACCGTCGGTGACTTCAAGGAACCCCACGAAGACGGCGCGTGTGACCACGAAGGTCAGTGCGCGCTGCTCGAGGTCTGGGCCGAGGTCGGCCACCACATGGCCGATCACCTGCGCAGCTACACCCTTGCCGAGATGGTGCGCCGTGCTCGTGGGCTCCGCGGCGACGTGCTCGGCGCCGTCTCGGATCCTCGGTGA
- a CDS encoding proteasome activator — MAENSEYAEQTTAGASGEPNAGSADTDAVMSPARVIRIGAMVRALLDEVRQATLDERSRERLAEIYEQSLRALSEVVSPDLADELRSFSLPFQEGVVPSEAELRVAQAQLLGWLEGLFQGIQATLFAQRMASNAQLEQLRGRGLPQPPGAQQAPGAYL; from the coding sequence ATGGCTGAGAATTCTGAGTACGCCGAGCAGACGACGGCTGGAGCATCGGGCGAGCCCAACGCTGGTAGCGCCGATACCGATGCGGTGATGTCGCCGGCTCGAGTGATCCGCATCGGGGCGATGGTGCGCGCGCTCCTCGACGAGGTCCGTCAGGCGACCCTCGACGAGCGCTCCAGGGAGCGCCTCGCCGAGATCTACGAGCAGTCGTTGCGCGCGCTGAGCGAGGTGGTCTCACCCGACCTCGCCGACGAGCTGCGGTCCTTCTCGTTGCCGTTCCAAGAGGGCGTTGTGCCGTCCGAGGCCGAGCTCCGGGTCGCGCAGGCCCAGTTGCTCGGGTGGCTTGAAGGTCTGTTCCAGGGCATCCAAGCGACCCTGTTTGCCCAGCGCATGGCCTCGAATGCACAGCTGGAGCAGTTGCGCGGTCGCGGCCTGCCGCAGCCTCCTGGAGCCCAGCAAGCACCGGGGGCCTACCTGTGA
- a CDS encoding alkaline phosphatase family protein has protein sequence MEIAREADHGFIVPRYDGPSLAGVVPGIFGLLDMAGQPAAPAWLADHVGSPERVVLLVLDGLGYLQLMEHRHELATLGALRVVPAHSTAPTTTATALTSLTTGVVPAVHGVLGYRVVVGPGSVLNVLRWTVNGRGPAPAPERLAPVTPFLGANPVAVTKFAYADTCFTKVHLRGARLAWWSTLSQVVTRIDEALARGERFVYAYYEGIDTTAHEFGLGEAYRRELRMVDAMVGLLLERLPPGVTLVVTADHGQVAVDGGALRLDRDVRGDCSLVSGEGRFRWLHTAGDPAALAERCRARYGDVAKVFTREEAVAAGLFGGPVPETFEQRLGDVCLVATAPVFFDDPADQGALRMRARHGALTPAEVLVPIAVGP, from the coding sequence ATGGAGATCGCGCGCGAGGCCGATCACGGCTTCATAGTGCCACGCTACGACGGGCCGTCGCTCGCCGGTGTGGTGCCGGGGATCTTCGGCCTGCTCGACATGGCGGGCCAGCCGGCAGCACCCGCGTGGTTGGCCGACCACGTGGGGTCACCCGAGCGAGTCGTCCTGCTCGTGCTCGACGGACTCGGCTATCTCCAGTTGATGGAGCATCGGCACGAGCTTGCGACCCTCGGCGCGCTCCGGGTGGTGCCAGCCCACTCGACGGCACCGACGACGACCGCGACCGCGCTGACGTCGCTCACGACCGGCGTGGTGCCGGCGGTGCACGGCGTGCTTGGCTACCGCGTCGTCGTCGGGCCTGGATCCGTGCTCAACGTCTTGCGCTGGACTGTGAACGGGCGAGGCCCGGCGCCGGCACCGGAGCGGCTCGCGCCGGTGACCCCGTTCCTCGGGGCGAACCCCGTTGCGGTGACCAAGTTCGCCTACGCCGACACCTGCTTCACGAAGGTGCATCTCCGTGGCGCGCGGCTGGCCTGGTGGTCGACCTTGAGCCAGGTCGTGACGCGTATCGACGAGGCACTCGCTCGTGGGGAGCGGTTCGTCTACGCCTACTACGAAGGGATCGACACCACCGCGCACGAGTTCGGTCTCGGGGAGGCCTACCGGCGCGAGCTGCGCATGGTCGACGCGATGGTCGGCCTGCTGCTCGAGCGGCTGCCGCCAGGGGTGACGCTGGTCGTCACGGCCGATCATGGTCAGGTGGCGGTCGACGGAGGCGCTCTGCGACTCGATCGCGACGTGCGAGGCGACTGCTCGCTGGTGTCGGGCGAGGGTCGTTTCCGATGGTTGCACACCGCTGGCGATCCGGCGGCGTTGGCGGAGCGATGCCGCGCTCGCTACGGCGACGTCGCGAAGGTGTTCACACGCGAGGAGGCCGTCGCCGCTGGGCTCTTCGGGGGGCCGGTCCCGGAGACCTTCGAGCAACGCCTCGGCGACGTCTGCCTCGTCGCGACCGCGCCCGTGTTCTTCGATGACCCAGCCGATCAAGGCGCGCTACGGATGCGCGCTCGCCACGGTGCACTGACCCCTGCCGAGGTCCTCGTGCCGATCGCGGTGGGCCCCTAG